The Litchfieldia alkalitelluris genome has a window encoding:
- the bshB2 gene encoding bacillithiol biosynthesis deacetylase BshB2: MKEHILVVFPHPDDEAFGTAGYLAKQSRKGVPITYVCATLGEMGRNMGKPFFANRETLPEIRKKEIQDACKVMGINDLRLLGLRDKTLEFEDLDVLADTIEKVIKEIKPSLIITFYPGYAVHPDHDACGEATINAVKRLKVDERPLVYCKAFSKNTVENLGEPDVVFDVSDVFDVKLEAIAAHKSQTEGLIANLKKQLQENNEEAIQWLQEEGYYTYRF, encoded by the coding sequence ATGAAAGAACATATACTAGTTGTATTTCCTCATCCGGATGATGAAGCATTCGGAACAGCAGGATATCTCGCCAAGCAATCACGAAAGGGAGTTCCAATTACATACGTTTGTGCAACTTTAGGAGAAATGGGCAGAAATATGGGGAAACCATTTTTTGCAAATAGAGAAACATTACCTGAAATTAGAAAAAAGGAAATCCAAGATGCGTGCAAAGTGATGGGAATAAATGATTTAAGGCTACTTGGTCTAAGAGATAAAACTCTCGAGTTTGAAGATTTAGATGTTCTGGCGGATACGATTGAAAAAGTGATAAAAGAAATAAAACCTTCATTAATCATTACATTTTACCCTGGTTATGCAGTCCATCCCGACCATGACGCATGTGGAGAAGCAACAATCAATGCTGTAAAACGTCTAAAGGTAGACGAAAGACCATTAGTTTATTGCAAAGCATTCTCTAAAAACACGGTTGAAAATCTTGGAGAACCTGATGTAGTGTTTGACGTTTCTGATGTCTTTGATGTGAAGCTTGAAGCTATTGCTGCACATAAATCTCAAACAGAAGGCCTAATAGCAAATCTAAAGAAACAGTTGCAAGAAAACAATGAAGAAGCAATTCAATGGCTACAAGAAGAAGGGTATTATACTTATCGCTTCTAA
- a CDS encoding TVP38/TMEM64 family protein, protein MKKWMFVIIGYLLLFYFFYVYHIEILAWIEHSDTKQLPWMFLISTFLSIIPVIPFTLFAGIMGAKYGLIIGALINWFGSVAAAIIIFLVARYMFNISIEVYLKKSKRIISFHRLIKENAFIAILFSRLIPIVPPPVVTIYSGISKIRIRTYTIATMLGKIPGMFLYAYIGNQLFASFEKLMIGILCYVIFIASIVIIYKKWSQNKRAQGFN, encoded by the coding sequence ATGAAAAAGTGGATGTTTGTGATAATTGGCTATCTTTTACTGTTTTATTTTTTTTATGTTTATCATATAGAGATTTTGGCTTGGATTGAGCATAGTGATACAAAACAACTACCATGGATGTTCTTGATATCAACATTCTTATCAATCATACCAGTCATTCCTTTTACATTATTTGCGGGGATTATGGGGGCCAAATACGGGCTAATTATAGGTGCGTTAATAAATTGGTTTGGTTCAGTGGCGGCAGCTATTATTATCTTCTTAGTTGCAAGATATATGTTTAACATTTCAATAGAGGTTTATTTGAAAAAGTCAAAAAGGATTATCAGTTTTCACCGTTTAATTAAGGAGAATGCGTTTATAGCTATATTATTTTCACGTCTTATCCCAATTGTTCCTCCACCGGTTGTGACTATTTATTCGGGGATTAGTAAAATACGTATAAGAACATATACAATTGCAACCATGTTGGGGAAAATTCCGGGAATGTTTTTATACGCGTATATAGGAAATCAGCTATTTGCATCTTTTGAGAAACTGATGATAGGAATACTATGTTATGTTATTTTTATTGCCTCTATTGTTATTATATATAAAAAGTGGAGTCAAAATAAGAGAGCACAGGGGTTCAATTAA
- a CDS encoding YojF family protein, whose translation MKTITVEDVQKKLNELVNTELYLHLETTNGAYAAHNDATKMNVGAYIRNALISFSLGKITGAGPYRVGLKTSLGWIYAEGLTDYHIDEHDRLLLAGHDTEGRLAVAFQLSKNPF comes from the coding sequence TTGAAGACAATTACCGTTGAAGATGTACAAAAGAAACTAAATGAATTAGTAAACACTGAATTATACTTACATTTAGAAACAACGAATGGAGCATATGCTGCTCATAACGATGCAACGAAGATGAATGTTGGTGCATATATTCGAAATGCTCTTATTTCATTTTCCTTGGGTAAGATTACTGGCGCTGGTCCTTATAGAGTTGGTTTGAAGACAAGCCTAGGCTGGATTTATGCCGAAGGGCTCACTGATTATCATATTGACGAGCATGACCGTCTTCTTCTTGCAGGTCATGATACTGAAGGTCGATTAGCTGTAGCATTTCAATTAAGTAAAAACCCTTTTTAA
- a CDS encoding TerC family protein gives MDIGLLLEYGWVLLVLIALEGILAADNALVMAIMVKHLPEDQRKKALFYGLAGAFVFRFGSLFAISFLVDVWQVQAIGAIYLIFIAVNHLVKKFVLKKPHDDEHETTDKPIKKQSGFWMTVLKVELADIAFAVDSILAAVALAVTLPLTTLPQIGGMDGGHFLVILAGGIIGLIIMRFAATYFVKLLHRKPGLETAAFLIVGWVGVKLAVYTLAHPALGILYEGFPKLPAWKITFWIILVGIALGGWFLSKDIGPLPKSDETEEALEKEEDLLKQR, from the coding sequence TTGGATATTGGACTTCTATTAGAATACGGATGGGTACTTCTCGTTTTAATCGCATTAGAGGGTATTCTGGCTGCAGATAATGCATTGGTTATGGCAATCATGGTAAAACATTTACCAGAGGACCAACGTAAAAAAGCTCTATTTTATGGATTAGCAGGGGCGTTTGTATTTCGATTTGGTTCCCTATTCGCTATTTCATTTTTAGTTGATGTATGGCAAGTACAAGCAATCGGGGCTATTTACTTAATATTTATTGCCGTAAATCACCTTGTTAAAAAATTCGTATTAAAAAAACCTCATGATGATGAGCATGAAACCACTGATAAACCGATCAAAAAGCAATCTGGTTTCTGGATGACAGTGCTAAAAGTGGAACTTGCAGATATTGCTTTTGCCGTTGACTCCATTTTGGCTGCTGTTGCACTCGCTGTGACTTTACCACTGACAACCTTACCACAAATAGGTGGAATGGATGGTGGTCATTTTCTTGTTATTCTTGCAGGAGGTATTATCGGTTTAATTATTATGAGATTCGCTGCAACTTACTTTGTAAAATTATTACATCGCAAACCAGGTTTAGAAACAGCAGCTTTCTTAATTGTTGGTTGGGTTGGTGTTAAATTAGCTGTCTATACTTTGGCACATCCAGCACTAGGGATCTTATATGAAGGATTTCCGAAACTGCCAGCTTGGAAAATTACATTTTGGATCATCTTAGTTGGTATAGCTCTAGGGGGCTGGTTCCTAAGTAAGGATATAGGACCACTACCGAAAAGTGATGAAACAGAAGAAGCGCTTGAAAAGGAAGAAGATCTCCTAAAGCAAAGATAA